In Arthrobacter sp. CJ23, the genomic window AGGGTTCCGATGCCCATGAGCACCACGATGGTGCCGCCGAGGCCGGCCAGGTGGGTGTGTTCCTTCTCCGTGAGCGGCGCGTGGCCGGAGACCACGGTGAACATGTGGCTGACCTCGCGGTGCGTGACGGGGATGCCTGCCGCCGCCGGAACGGAGATGGCACTGGTGACGCCGGAGATCACGCGGACGGGGACGCCGGCGGCCACGCAGGCCGCCACTTCCTCGCCGCCGCGGCCGAAGACGTAGGGATCGCCGCCCTTGAGCCGGACCACGTTCTTGCCGGCCAGGGCACTGTCCACCATGAGCTGTTCGATGTCGCGCTGGCCCACCTTGTGGTGGCCCGGCTTCTTTCCGACGTCCACCAGTTCCGCCGAGCTCAGGGATGCCAGCAGCTGGTAGGGGGCCAGCCGGTCGTAGAACACGACGTCGGCATCCCGCAGGGCATTGACGGCACCCACGGTGAGCAGATCCAGGGCGCCGGGCCCGCCGCCCACCAGGGTGACGTGTCCTTCGGGTCCCGGTGCCGGTTCGGTGCAGACGGGGATTCCGGCCTCGCGGCAGCGCTCCAGCAGCGGTTCCCAGCCGGCTTCGCCGTCGTCCACTGCCGCCACCAGGAACGGCCGCTCGGGGAGGTGGCCGTCGCCCGGGGCGCCGTCCGGGGTGCTCAGGCGGTAGACCACGGCGCCGGCGGCCTCGTAGCGGCGGACGGCCTGGCGGGCTGCCATGGCCGAACCGGTGACCAGGACTTCGCGGCCGGTGAGATCGATGGTGAGCTGCATGGTGGCCCCTAGTTCTCTACGCCGGCCGCACTGCGGACCGGGATGGTGGAGGCGATGAGCACGCCGCCCTTTTCCTCGTTGGTCGCCGGGCGCATCTGGCCGCGCTCGTCGGAAACGAAGGTGATGGAGTCGTCCTTCTGGTCGGGTGCGTTGACGAAGGAACGGAAGCGGCGCAGGCGCTCGGGGTCCTTCAGGGTGTCCGCCCATTCGTCCACGTAGGTGTCCACGTGCTTGGCCATGGCGGCTTCGAGTTCCTCGGCGATGCCCAGGGTGTCCTTGACCACCACGTCCTCGACGTGCTTGATGCCGCCGTCGAGCTCTTCCTGCCAGCGCGCGGTGCGCTGCAGGCGGTCGGCGGTGCGGATGTAGTACATGAAGTACCGGTCGATGTACTTGATCAGCGTCTCGTCGTCCAGGTCCTTGGCGAGGAGCTGGGCGTGGGCCGGGGTGGCACCGCCGTTGCCGCCGACGTACAGGTTCCAGCCGTCGGCCGTGGCGATCACGCCGACGTCCTTGCCGCGGGCCTCGGCGCACTCACGGGCACAGCCGGACACGCCCATCTTGAGCTTGTGCGGGCTGCGCAGGCCGCGGTAGCGCAGTTCCAGGGCGATGGCCATGGCCACCGAGTCCTGGACGCCGAAGCGGCACCAGGTGGAACCGACGCAGGACTTCACCGTGCGCAGGCTCTTGCCGTAGGCCTGGCCGGATTCGAAGCCGGCGTCTACCAGCTCCTTCCAGATCTCCGGCAGCTGCTCCAGCCGGGCACCGAACATGTCGATGCGCTGGCCGCCGGTGATCTTGGTGTAGAGGTTGTACTTCTCGGCGACGGCGGCGATGACGCCAAGGCCCTTGGGAGTGATCTCGCCGCCGGCGATGCGCGGGACCACCGAGTAGGTGCCGTCCTTCTGCATGTTGGCCAGGGCGCGGTCGTTGGTGTCCTGCAGGGTGCCGCGGCCGGCGTCCAGCACGTAGGCGCTGTTCTGGCTGGCCAGGATGTTGGCGATGGTGGGCTTGCAGATGTCGCAGCCGGCCCCGGTGCCGTACTTGGCCATGATCTCCTCGAAGGAGGTCAATTCCAGGACGCGGATGGCATCGAACAGTTCCTGGCGGGAGAGTTCGATGTGCTCGCACAGGGCCTTGGAGACCTCGACGCCGGACTTCTTGAGCTCGCCTTCCAGGAGCTTCTTGAGCATCGGCACGCAGGATCCACAGCTGGTTCCGGCGCGGGTGCAGCCCTTGAGCTCGCCGAGTTCCTGCACGGGGGCGTTGCCGTCGCAGGCACCGCAGCCGTTGACGGTGTCGCGGATGGTTCCGGCGGTTACGTTGTTGCAGGAGCACAGGATGGCATCGTCCGGGAGTTCGGTGTCCGGGGCGTCGCCGCCGCCGGCCGCCGTGAGGTAGGCGCCCGGTTCCGCGGACAGCTCGCGGCCCAGGAGCGGGCGCAGGCTCATGTAGGGCGATGCGTCGCCCACGAAGATGCCGCCCAGGAGGGTCTTGGCGTCGTCGGTGGTGACGATCTTCTGGTAGACACCGCGGGCGGGGTCCGCGTAGACGATTTCGAGGGAGTGTTCGGTCTTGGCGAAGGCGTCGCCGAAGCTGGCCACGTCCACGCCGGAGAGCTTGAGCTTGGTGGCGGTGTCGAAGCCGGGGAAGGTCGCTTCCCCGCCGTGGAGACGGTCCGCCACGATCTCGGCCATGGTGTTGGCCGGAGCCACGAGGCCCAGGCACATGCCTTCGAAGTTGGCGACCTCGCCGATGGCCCAGATGCCGGGGATCTCGGTGGCGCAGGAATCGTCGATGACCACACCGCCGCGGGGGCCGAGGCCGAACAGCTGATCTTCACCCTCTGCAGCGCGGAAGAGTTCGTCGCGCGGCTTCACGCCGATGGCCACGATCACAATGTCGGCGGCGATGGTGCGGCCGTCGGCCATGAGGACGCCGGTGACCTGGCCGTCGTCGTCCGTGACAACCTCGGACGGGAAGACGCCGCCGTGCACTTCGAAGCCCTTGGCTTCGATCAGGCGGCCCAGGGCCTGGCCTGCGCCCTCGTCCAGCTGGGTGTTCATGAGCCACGGCGAGCCGTTGATGACGATGGGGGTGGCGCCGAGCTGTTCGGTGCCGGCCGCGGACTCGAGGCCCAGGAGGCCGCCGCCGATGGTGACGGCGTTGACCTTGCGGCCCAGCTTTTCCGTCAGCTCGGCGATGGCCTTGTTGATGGCCCAGACGTCATCGAGCGTGCGGTAAACATGGGTGTGCTCGGCGCCCGGGATGGGAAGGCGGGCGGCGTCGGAACCGGTGGCGACCACCAGTTCGTCGTATTCGTAGCTGTTGCCGGCCGCGGTGGTGACCGTCTGGGAGACGGTGCAGATCTTCACGGCGCGCTCGCCGGTGCGCAGGTCCAGGGCTTCGTGATCCCACATGGACGCATTGCCCAGGGTGAGGTCCACGTCTGTTTCGGTGAGTGCCTTGCTCAGCGCCACGCGGTCGTAGGGAAGGTGTGCTTCCTCCGTCAGCACCGTGACCTGCCAGCCTTCGAGTCCACGGGTGTGCATGGCGTCAGCGAATCGGTGGGCAGCAGGGCCGCCTCCGGCGACAACGATGCGGCGCGGGTTCTCGATGCTTGAAGTGTGTCCGGTCACGGGTGGGCCTTTCGCAAGTTGTTGCAGAAGGAGCTCTGCAACTTATGGATCCAGCCTAGGGAGCCGCAGTTTCGCTTCAGTTTCCCATTTGTTTCGTGGTCTTAACTTCTGCATCACGATCACATTTCCGGGTCCGTGAGGTCTCTTTTACGCCGCCGACACAATTGGGGAGCGCCGCTGAAACACCCGGGTTTTAGCGTGGAGCTGTGGCCGTAAGCGCGGCCCGGCCTGGGAAGTACGGCGGAAGCGCCGCACCCGGGCACTGCGAGAGGGGCTGAAATGACCGTAATTCTGGACCGTGTTGAAGAGCGGCGTGACGAACAGGCCGAAGCAACCGCTGCCGGCTGGCACCGGGTATGCCCGGTGGATGAGCTCGAGCTGGCCTGGGGCGAAGCCGCGTTGATCGAGGGCCGCCAGGTGGCGTTGTTCCGCACCGCCCCGGACGAGGTGTACGCCGTGGCTCAGCAGGACCCGGCCACCCTGGCCAACGTGATGGCGCGCGGCATCATCGGTTCCCGCGGGGACCGGCCCACCATCGCTTCGCCGCTGCACAAGGAGGTCTACGACCTCCTGACGGGCGAATGCTTCACCAACCCCGAACTGGCCCTGGCCACCTTCAACACCCGCCTGGTTGACGGGTACCTCGAAGTCGAACTCTAAGCCGTACCTCAGCCGCGCCCGGCGCTGCTAGAGGCCGAGCGCTTCGCGGACGTCGTCCAGGACGTGGTCCAGTGCAGCGCGGGCCGTCTGGCGGGCCTGGGGCAGTTCGGCCGCGGAGCCCACGGCCTGGATGACCTCCAGGTAGCACTTGAGCTTGGGTTCGGTGCCGCTGGGGCGGATGATGACCCTGCTCTGGTCCCGGGTGATGTAGAGCAGCCCATCGGTGGGCGGTAGGTGCGCGCTGCCTTGGGCGAGGTCCGTGAAGGTCTCGACGGCGGAGCCGCCGAACGCTTCGGGAGGGCTCACCCGCAGCCGGTTCATCATGGCATCCAGCAGGCCCAGGTCGGCCACCCTGATGCTGAGCTGGTCGCTCGCATGCAGCCCGTGCACCAGGTACAGCTCGTCCAGGGTGTCGAAGATGGTCTTGCCTTCGGCCTTGGCCGCGGCAGCAAGTTCGGCGATCAGGACGGCAGCGGAAATGCCGTCCTTGTCCCGCACCAGGGACGGAGCCACACAGTAGCCCAGGGCTTCCTCGTAGCCGTACATCAGTCCGGGAACCCGGGAAATCCATTTGAAGCCGGTGAGGGTTTCCTCGTGGGCGTAGCCTGCGGCGGACGCGATGCGCGCCAGCAGCCGCGAGGACACGATGGAGTTGGCGAACACGCCACCACCAGCGTCCCCGGCCGCGTGGGGTTGGTCTTCGTTGCGGGCGGCGAGCCGGGCCACCACGTGCGCCCCCAGGAGGGCGCCCACTTCGTCACCCCGCAGCATCCGCCACGCTCCGCTGTCCGGGTCCTTCGCCGCGACCGCCGCGCGGTCGGCGTCGGGGTCGTTGGCCAGCACGATGTCCGCGCCGGAGCGGTCCGCGGCGGCCAGGGCCAGATCGAGGGCTCCGGGTTCCTCGGGGTTCGGGAAGGCCACGGTGGGGAAGTCCGGGTCCGGGTAGGCCTGTTCCTCCACGAGCGTCACGTCCGTGAAACCGGCGGCGTTGAGCACGGCCACGGCCGTCGCCCCGCCCACGCCGTGCATGGGCGTGAGGATGATCTTCAGCTCCCGGGCCGGGAAATTCGCGGTGTCCGCGAGGCCGGACATGGCGGCTTGGTAGTCCGTGGCGATCGAGCCCGGCAGCACCGTCCAGCCATCGTTGGCCAGCGTGACCGTGTCGAGGGCTCCCACGGCGTCGATCTTCGCCGCGATCGCCGCGTCGTACGGGGCGACGATCTGCGCGCCGCGCCCGCTTTCCTCCACGGCGTGCCGGCCCAGGTAGACCTTGTAGCCGTTGTCCTGCGGCGGGTTGTGGCTGGCCGTGACCATCACGCCGCCGTCGCAGTCCAGGGCCCGCACCGCGTAGGCGAGCAGGGGCGTGGGCAGGGCCGCGGGCATCAGGAACGTCTCGATCCCGGCAGCGGTGAAGATCGCCGCCGTTTCCAGCGCGAACACATCGGAGTTGTGCCGGGCATCGTAGCCGACGACGGCGCGCGGCCGGGCGCCCGGGGCCGCCGCAGCCACGGCGTCGTTCAGGAAAGCCGCCAGGCCGGCCGCCGCACGGCGGACCACCACGCGGTTCATCCGGTTGGGGCCCGGGCCCAGTGCCGCCCGGAGCCCGGCGGTGCCGAACTGCAGCGTTCCGCTGAAGCTGTCGGCCAGTTGCTGCCCCGCGGCAGGGTCGCCGGTGGCGGCCACATCGGCAAGTTCCTCAAGGGCAGCCGCGGTGCCCGGATCCGGGTCCTGGGAAGCCCACTCGCGGGCTTCGATGATCAGTTGCTCGAATTCGGCACCGTTCGACGTCATAGGGATAAAGCTATCGTCAAAGCGGCCGGAAGCGCAGACCGTCCGTACATCGGACTGATTGCGGTCGTGTCCTTCCGGCCGCCTGATTCGTGCCCCGTGCTAGTCCAGGGTTGTGCTGGAAACCGTGAACGTGGTGGTGCCCCCGGTGCTGAAGACCGAGGATACTGTGTCTTCCCACGCGGGGAAGAAGGTATCCGTGATGACCACGGAGCCGTCCCCGGCGAAGACTTCCACGGAGGACGCGTCCAGCAGGATCCGCAACCGGAGCTTGCCTTCAATGGGCGCCACCGGGGCCTGGTGGTAGGGGCTGAATTTCTCCGAGAAGTTCGAGGTTCCGGCCTTCGAACGGTCCACCTTGAGGGTCTGCGTGGACGTGTTGTAAGAGATCCGCAGGCCGCTGCCAGTGCTGCCGTTCCCCGTGCTGCTGCCTGCCGGGCCGCGCAGCACCAGGCCCGCTTCGGCGGCACCCGAGGCATCGAGTTCGACGTCGAGAAGCTGGCTGCGGCCCCCGAATCCTTCGCCGAGGGACTGGGCGGAGTCGGCCACCGTGAGGTTCTTGCCGTGGACCTCACCGCTGCGGGAGCCGGTGAGGGCCGTCGCAGCGGCCCCGGCAATGGCGGAACGGAGCTCCAGGCGCTGTCCGCCGTCCACCAGGGTCAGCTCGCGCGGGATGGCCATGGCCCCGCGCCACGGCGTGGTGGGGACGGACTGGGCGTAGTCCCAGTTCCCCATCCACCCCAGCAGAACGGGCTTGCCGCCGGGGGCTCCGCTGATGGAATTGGCGGCATAGTAATCTGCCCCGCGGTCCAGCCACTGGGAATCCGTGAGCGGGGCGCCGGGTGCCGTTGCGTTCTCGGCCGTGAACCGGGTGCCGTCGAACTCGCCCACAAAGTACTGCATGCCGGAGCCCCCGGCGATGCCGCCGGGGTTGATGCTCAGCAGCATGACCCATTTGCGGAGCCCGCCGGAGCCCTCGACGTCCATGTGGACCAGCTCCGGGACCTCCCAGAGGCCGCCCTGGGCGCCCACACCCGAGAAATCGCTCAGGAAATCCCAGTGCAGCAGGTCGGTGGACTTGAACAGTTTGATCACTTGGGCGTCCGCCACCACGGTGGTCATGACCCAGTAGCCGCCTGGTTCATACCAGGTGATCTTGGGGTCGCGGAAGTTCTTCGACGCCGGATTGAGGCTGAGCACCGGGTTGCCCTGGTACTTGGACCAGGTGGTCCCATGGTCCAGGCTGTAGGCCACGGACTGGGCCTGCGAGCCCTCCGGGAGGGCGCCGCCCTTGCCATAGGCGCTCGTGTACAGGGCGACCATCGGCGGGTTGTCCTTGGTGCCCAGGCCCGAGGCGTTCCCCGTATCCATGACCATGGCGCCGGAGAAGATTTCCTCGCCGGCGCCGGCCTCGAGCGCCACGGGCTGCTGGGTCCAGTGGACCAGATCGGTGCTGGTGGAGTGGCCCCAGGACATGTTGCC contains:
- the cobA gene encoding uroporphyrinogen-III C-methyltransferase, with the protein product MQLTIDLTGREVLVTGSAMAARQAVRRYEAAGAVVYRLSTPDGAPGDGHLPERPFLVAAVDDGEAGWEPLLERCREAGIPVCTEPAPGPEGHVTLVGGGPGALDLLTVGAVNALRDADVVFYDRLAPYQLLASLSSAELVDVGKKPGHHKVGQRDIEQLMVDSALAGKNVVRLKGGDPYVFGRGGEEVAACVAAGVPVRVISGVTSAISVPAAAGIPVTHREVSHMFTVVSGHAPLTEKEHTHLAGLGGTIVVLMGIGTLPQLAAGLRRAGMKADMPMAVVERGYCPGQRTTIAELGTIETAASGCSNPAVLVIGEVVRVAEANRNHAGASAELSRLAASLLEA
- the nirB gene encoding nitrite reductase large subunit NirB encodes the protein MTGHTSSIENPRRIVVAGGGPAAHRFADAMHTRGLEGWQVTVLTEEAHLPYDRVALSKALTETDVDLTLGNASMWDHEALDLRTGERAVKICTVSQTVTTAAGNSYEYDELVVATGSDAARLPIPGAEHTHVYRTLDDVWAINKAIAELTEKLGRKVNAVTIGGGLLGLESAAGTEQLGATPIVINGSPWLMNTQLDEGAGQALGRLIEAKGFEVHGGVFPSEVVTDDDGQVTGVLMADGRTIAADIVIVAIGVKPRDELFRAAEGEDQLFGLGPRGGVVIDDSCATEIPGIWAIGEVANFEGMCLGLVAPANTMAEIVADRLHGGEATFPGFDTATKLKLSGVDVASFGDAFAKTEHSLEIVYADPARGVYQKIVTTDDAKTLLGGIFVGDASPYMSLRPLLGRELSAEPGAYLTAAGGGDAPDTELPDDAILCSCNNVTAGTIRDTVNGCGACDGNAPVQELGELKGCTRAGTSCGSCVPMLKKLLEGELKKSGVEVSKALCEHIELSRQELFDAIRVLELTSFEEIMAKYGTGAGCDICKPTIANILASQNSAYVLDAGRGTLQDTNDRALANMQKDGTYSVVPRIAGGEITPKGLGVIAAVAEKYNLYTKITGGQRIDMFGARLEQLPEIWKELVDAGFESGQAYGKSLRTVKSCVGSTWCRFGVQDSVAMAIALELRYRGLRSPHKLKMGVSGCARECAEARGKDVGVIATADGWNLYVGGNGGATPAHAQLLAKDLDDETLIKYIDRYFMYYIRTADRLQRTARWQEELDGGIKHVEDVVVKDTLGIAEELEAAMAKHVDTYVDEWADTLKDPERLRRFRSFVNAPDQKDDSITFVSDERGQMRPATNEEKGGVLIASTIPVRSAAGVEN
- the nirD gene encoding nitrite reductase small subunit NirD, producing the protein MTVILDRVEERRDEQAEATAAGWHRVCPVDELELAWGEAALIEGRQVALFRTAPDEVYAVAQQDPATLANVMARGIIGSRGDRPTIASPLHKEVYDLLTGECFTNPELALATFNTRLVDGYLEVEL
- a CDS encoding phospho-sugar mutase, whose translation is MTSNGAEFEQLIIEAREWASQDPDPGTAAALEELADVAATGDPAAGQQLADSFSGTLQFGTAGLRAALGPGPNRMNRVVVRRAAAGLAAFLNDAVAAAAPGARPRAVVGYDARHNSDVFALETAAIFTAAGIETFLMPAALPTPLLAYAVRALDCDGGVMVTASHNPPQDNGYKVYLGRHAVEESGRGAQIVAPYDAAIAAKIDAVGALDTVTLANDGWTVLPGSIATDYQAAMSGLADTANFPARELKIILTPMHGVGGATAVAVLNAAGFTDVTLVEEQAYPDPDFPTVAFPNPEEPGALDLALAAADRSGADIVLANDPDADRAAVAAKDPDSGAWRMLRGDEVGALLGAHVVARLAARNEDQPHAAGDAGGGVFANSIVSSRLLARIASAAGYAHEETLTGFKWISRVPGLMYGYEEALGYCVAPSLVRDKDGISAAVLIAELAAAAKAEGKTIFDTLDELYLVHGLHASDQLSIRVADLGLLDAMMNRLRVSPPEAFGGSAVETFTDLAQGSAHLPPTDGLLYITRDQSRVIIRPSGTEPKLKCYLEVIQAVGSAAELPQARQTARAALDHVLDDVREALGL
- a CDS encoding glycoside hydrolase family 32 protein; its protein translation is MTFSLPRTILHRALSGVAAVALALTAAACTQGPTPAPSPSAAAAAHGPSAGDPWRPAVHLTAEQNWLNDPNGLVYDGGTYHAFYQYNPRGNSWGNMSWGHSTSTDLVHWTQQPVALEAGAGEEIFSGAMVMDTGNASGLGTKDNPPMVALYTSAYGKGGALPEGSQAQSVAYSLDHGTTWSKYQGNPVLSLNPASKNFRDPKITWYEPGGYWVMTTVVADAQVIKLFKSTDLLHWDFLSDFSGVGAQGGLWEVPELVHMDVEGSGGLRKWVMLLSINPGGIAGGSGMQYFVGEFDGTRFTAENATAPGAPLTDSQWLDRGADYYAANSISGAPGGKPVLLGWMGNWDYAQSVPTTPWRGAMAIPRELTLVDGGQRLELRSAIAGAAATALTGSRSGEVHGKNLTVADSAQSLGEGFGGRSQLLDVELDASGAAEAGLVLRGPAGSSTGNGSTGSGLRISYNTSTQTLKVDRSKAGTSNFSEKFSPYHQAPVAPIEGKLRLRILLDASSVEVFAGDGSVVITDTFFPAWEDTVSSVFSTGGTTTFTVSSTTLD